The Halorhodospira halophila genome window below encodes:
- a CDS encoding GNAT family N-acetyltransferase: MTDPAGELTIRPFVDDDWPQVWAVIEPVLRAGETFPFSPELDEEQAYHLWVTIPTATWIAEDEHLGLVGSYYLKPNQPRLGDHVCNCGYIVAEPARGRGIGGALCRHSQRMAPQFGFRAMQYNLVVATNESAIHTWQRNGMTVVGRLPGAFRHPIHGHVDALIMYRSL, from the coding sequence GTGACCGACCCAGCCGGCGAACTCACTATCCGACCGTTTGTCGATGACGACTGGCCTCAGGTCTGGGCCGTCATCGAGCCCGTCCTGCGCGCCGGGGAAACCTTCCCGTTCTCACCGGAACTCGACGAGGAGCAGGCCTACCACTTGTGGGTGACAATACCCACCGCCACCTGGATCGCCGAGGACGAGCACCTAGGCCTGGTCGGCTCCTACTACCTCAAGCCCAATCAGCCGCGCCTTGGCGACCATGTCTGCAACTGCGGCTACATCGTCGCCGAGCCCGCCCGCGGACGAGGCATCGGTGGAGCGCTTTGCCGTCACTCCCAGCGCATGGCACCGCAGTTCGGGTTCCGAGCCATGCAGTATAATCTGGTCGTCGCCACCAACGAGTCGGCCATCCACACCTGGCAGCGCAACGGCATGACGGTGGTCGGCCGCCTGCCCGGCGCCTTCCGCCATCCGATTCACGGTCACGTCGACGCGCTGATCATGTATCGCTCGCTTTGA